A window from Saccharomyces cerevisiae S288C chromosome XIII, complete sequence encodes these proteins:
- the IMP1 gene encoding endopeptidase catalytic subunit IMP1 (Catalytic subunit of mitochondrial inner membrane peptidase complex; required for maturation of mitochondrial proteins of the intermembrane space; complex contains two catalytic subunits (Imp1p and Imp2p that differ in substrate specificty) and Som1p) has translation MTVGTLPIWSKTFSYAIRSLCFLHIIHMYAYEFTETRGESMLPTLSATNDYVHVLKNFQNGRGIKMGDCIVALKPTDPNHRICKRVTGMPGDLVLVDPSTIVNYVGDVLVDEERFGTYIKVPEGHVWVTGDNLSHSLDSRTYNALPMGLIMGKIVAANNFDKPFWDGSIRNIWGFKWINNTFLDVQAKSN, from the coding sequence ATGACGGTTGGTACACTTCCCATCTGGTCAAAAACCTTTTCTTATGCAATTAGGTCATTATGCTTCTTGCATATAATACATATGTATGCATACGAATTTACTGAGACGAGGGGAGAATCAATGTTGCCAACACTGTCAGCGACCAATGATTATGTGCAtgtcttgaaaaatttccaaaatggTAGAGGCATAAAAATGGGTGACTGCATAGTAGCACTGAAACCTACTGACCCTAATCATAGGATTTGCAAAAGGGTTACGGGTATGCCTGGTGATCTCGTGCTCGTGGATCCCAGTACGATAGTTAATTATGTCGGCGATGTGCTTGTTGATGAGGAGAGGTTTGGTACCTATATTAAAGTCCCTGAAGGTCATGTTTGGGTAACCGGAGATAATTTGTCACATTCATTAGATTCAAGAACATACAATGCATTACCCATGGGGCTGATCATGGGCAAGATTGTAGCTGCTAACAATTTTGACAAGCCCTTCTGGGACGGTTCGATACGCAATATTTGGGGTTTCAAATGGATCAATAATACATTTCTAGATGTGCAGGCTAAGAGCAACTGA
- the YIM1 gene encoding Yim1p (Aldehyde reductase; involved in detoxification of lignocellulose-derived aldehydes; catalyzes the reduction of furan, aliphatic and aromatic aldehydes using either NADH or NADPH as co-factor; membrane of the quinone oxidoreductase subfamily of the medium-chain dehydrogenase/reductase family; null mutant displays sensitivity to DNA damaging agents; protein abundance increases in response to DNA replication stress), whose translation MSDEIVTNKSVTYVNNTTPVTITSSELDLRSCYQDDEVVIEVHAAALNPIDFITHQLCNSYIFGKYPKTYSRDYSGVIIKAGKDVDNRWKVGDKVNGMYSHIYGERGTLTHYLILNPAKDVPITHMVEVPKDENDPYDDFVYAAAWPLTFGTAFSTLYDFKKDWTSDSKVLVIGASTSVSYAFVHIAKNYFNIGTVVGICSKNSIERNKKLGYDYLVPYDEGSIVENVKKLKQSVLENDKFDMIFDSVGNHDFFPVIDQFLKPKAKNSFYVTIAGNNKADYKNISWRDFVSLSSILKAINPFKKYNWRFGHPYPPNNFIEVGNEMIKKGTYKPPIDSVYEFDQYKEAIDRLMSNRAKGKVVVKMK comes from the coding sequence ATGTCAGACGAGATTGTAACCAACAAATCTGTTACTTATGTTAACAATACTACTCCAGTCACAATTACATCATCGGAGCTGGACTTGAGATCATGTTATCAAGATGACGAAGTTGTTATAGAAGTCCATGCTGCTGCTTTGAATCCAATTGATTTTATTACTCACCAGCTTTGTAACTCCTACATATTTGGCAAGTATCCAAAGACTTATTCTAGAGATTACAGTGGTGTCATCATTAAAGCGGGAAAGGATGTCGACAATCGCTGGAAGGTTGGCGACAAAGTGAATGGTATGTACAGTCATATTTATGGTGAACGTGGTACTTTAACACACTACTTGATACTCAACCCTGCCAAAGATGTACCCATCACACATATGGTGGAGGTTCCAAAGGACGAAAATGACCCATATGACGACTTTGTATATGCTGCTGCCTGGCCCCTAACATTTGGTACAGCCTTTTCTACATTATACgatttcaagaaagatTGGACTTCTGATTCGAAAGTTCTGGTTATTGGCGCTTCAACCTCTGTGTCATATGCTTTTGTCCATATTGCAAAAAACTACTTCAACATCGGCACTGTTGTTGGCATTTGTAGCAAGAATTCCATTGAACGCAATAAGAAATTAGGATATGACTACTTGGTTCCCTATGACGAAGGATCCATCGTTGAGAATGTTAAGAAATTAAAGCAAAGCGTGTTGGAAAACGACAAATTTGACATGATTTTTGATTCAGTGGGTAACCATGATTTCTTCCCTGTCATTGATCAATTTCTAAAACCTAAGGCGAAAAATTCCTTTTACGTTACAATTGCAGGAAATAACAAGGCCGATTATAAGAATATCAGTTGGAGAGATTTCGTATCATTGAGTTCTATTTTAAAGGCTATAAACCcattcaaaaaatacaaCTGGCGCTTTGGACACCCTTATCCCCCCAACAACTTCATTGAAGTTGGCAACGAAATGATCAAGAAGGGCACTTATAAGCCACCTATTGATTCCGTCTACGAGTTTGATCAATATAAAGAAGCTATTGACAGACTGATGTCCAACAGAGCTAAGGGTAAAGTGGTTGTTAAGATGAAATGA
- the NUP53 gene encoding FG-nucleoporin NUP53 (FG-nucleoporin component of central core of nuclear pore complex (NPC); also part of the NPC nuclear basket; contributes directly to nucleocytoplasmic transport; involved in regulation of transcription and mitosis; induces membrane tubulation, which may contribute to nuclear pore assembly; NUP53 has a paralog, ASM4, that arose from the whole genome duplication): MADLQKQENSSRFTNVSVIAPESQGQHEQQKQQEQLEQQKQPTGLLKGLNGFPSAPQPLFMEDPPSTVSGELNDNPAWFNNPRKRAIPNSIIKRSNGQSLSPVRSDSADVPAFSNSNGFNNVTFGSKKDPRILKNVSPNDNNSANNNAHSSDLGTVVFDSNEAPPKTSLADWQKEDGIFSSKTDNIEDPNLSSNITFDGKPTATPSPFRPLEKTSRILNFFDKNTKTTPNTASSEASAGSKEGASTNWDDHAIIIFGYPETIANSIILHFANFGEILEDFRVIKDFKKLNSKNMSKSPSLTAQKYPIYTGDGWVKLTYKSELSKSRALQENGIIMNGTLIGCVSYSPAALKQLASLKKSEEIINNKTSSQTSLSSKDLSNYRKTEGIFEKAKAKAVTSKVRNAEFKVSKNSTSFKNPRRLEIKDGRSLFLRNRGKIHSGVLSSIESDLKKREQASKSKKSWLNRLNNWLFGWNDL, from the coding sequence ATGGCAGAccttcaaaaacaagagAATAGTAGCAGGTTCACCAATGTTTCTGTTATCGCGCCCGAATCACAGGGACAACATGAACAACAAAAACAGCAGGAGCAGCTGGAGCAGCAAAAGCAGCCAACGGGACTGTTAAAAGGTTTAAACGGGTTTCCGAGTGCACCACAACCGCTGTTCATGGAAGATCCGCCTTCTACTGTCTCGGGAGAACTGAATGATAATCCAGCGTGGTTCAATAATCCAAGGAAAAGAGCCATTCcaaattcaataataaaGAGATCAAATGGCCAATCTTTAAGCCCCGTACGTTCTGATAGTGCAGATGTACCTGCGTTTTCCAATTCCAATGGATTCAACAATGTCACTTTTGGCTCTAAAAAAGATCCACGCATCCTTAAAAACGTATCTCCAAATGATAATAACAGTGCCAACAACAATGCTCATAGTTCAGATTTAGGTACGGTAGTTTTTGATTCTAATGAGGCACCGCCCAAGACCTCCTTGGCAGATTggcaaaaagaagatggtaTATTTTCAAGTAAGACTGACAATATTGAAGATCCTAATTTGTCTTCCAACATAACCTTTGATGGAAAGCCTACAGCCACACCTTCGCCTTTCCGTCCACTAGAAAAGACCTCCAGAATACTTAATTTCTTCGACAAAAACACGAAAACAACGCCGAATACTGCGTCAAGTGAAGCTAGTGCAGGGAGTAAGGAAGGGGCCTCGACGAATTGGGATGATCATGccattattatctttgGATATCCAGAAACGATTGCGAATTCTATTATACTCCATTTTGCTAATTTCGGTGAAATTTTAGAGGATTTTAGAGTGATAAAAGATTTTAAAAAGTTGAATTCGAAAAACATGTCAAAAAGTCCGTCATTGACTGCTCAAAAATATCCCATATATACAGGAGATGGATGGGTCAAGTTGACTTACAAATCCGAACTTTCCAAATCTCGTGctttacaagaaaatgggATTATAATGAATGGAACATTAATTGGCTGTGTTTCGTATAGTCCGGCTGCTCTCAAACAATTAGCTTCCTTGAAGAAATCGGAGGAAATTATAAACAATAAAACAAGTTCACAAACTAGTTTAAGCTCAAAAGACCTCAGCAATTATAGAAAAACAGAAGgaatttttgagaaagCTAAGGCAAAAGCAGTTACTTCAAAAGTGCGCAATGCAGAATTCAAGGTTTCCAAGAATTCTACTTCCTTCAAAAATCCACGCAGGCTTGAAATAAAGGATGGTCgttcattatttttgagAAACAGAGGGAAGATCCACAGTGGTGTCCTGAGCTCGATCGAGTCTgacttgaagaaaagggaaCAAGCGAGCAAGAGTAAGAAAAGTTGGTTAAATAGATTGAATAATTGGTTATTTGGATGGAATGATTTGTAA
- the RIM13 gene encoding Rim13p (Calpain-like cysteine protease; involved in proteolytic activation of Rim101p in response to alkaline pH; localizes to punctate structures in alkaline conditions and in vps4 mutant; has similarity to A. nidulans palB), producing MNDWHEFNAAIKSIYCNAEGDSSSIINRLVGLAMKSEDSTFIEAVLVLKENVSKVDKQLRFLWLTSTINSRFYPPIPISEASPVSWNKTEYCAPGTEELQRRYPGRAKLQNEEDYSGGIEQCRDVPDCSLVASLINLRSKNLNLPLIKQISSTKYHVNLSFNGSNKRLVTVDISQIPTSVDGKQLSLKSNDISDKIGELALLLVSKGTYSTDGSNISIDTYRLSGFLPEITQVNSYPFEKLWKFHKSNLCLMGAGTGNRSNDMIKPLVENHDYSIIDITYDSRLVKLRDPRNSALNVEISYEQYLKNFKQLYLNWNQEKLFKRSQVLHFRYDTSRYNKFSIVADKPLFHLVNNSKVTETVWLLLESHLQDEGSQENRSVSFLNEAPECIICPIEPPVECGGNHIGLQLVKLRLDAETERLLYCYSTTNNNFSIHSFSVVKEICFQRLKDTKSLFAKVLFSFPYEIEGKASFDTCNFFQNPTFELEVHSEQDYQVLMDAACISTSSHDLINIQVYYFNDYELIKPIMFDNHYQPGQGLKQDVPILTNVKYMIVCSTYGPPASTEFELLASIRLSSSWRLISGITLRSVNLIYGTYPYHCRNRFHWKETSDKLKIQMTLPTKKYSTNKLFIRVVPVESSARLRMRCNIFEPESALCVYECQEYRTCPSGGIVIPDLEVSRTNIVVLMIERSVPISSCLPTEGQLDELELFVGSSQKIRIEKYSDDVIPK from the coding sequence ATGAATGATTGGCATGAGTTCAATGCCGCGATAAAGTCAATATATTGTAATGCAGAAGGTGACTCAAGCAGTATAATTAATAGATTGGTTGGCTTGGCAATGAAAAGCGAAGATTCCACTTTTATTGAGGCCGTTTTagttttgaaagaaaatgtgTCGAAAGTAGATAAACAATTAAGATTTTTATGGCTTACTTCAACTATTAATTCAAGGTTTTATCCCCCTATACCTATCTCAGAAGCCTCACCGGTTTCTTGGAATAAAACCGAATATTGCGCACCTGGTACTGAAGAACTACAAAGGCGTTATCCAGGGAGAGCCAAGTTACagaatgaagaagactATTCAGGCGGAATAGAACAATGCCGAGATGTGCCAGATTGCTCATTAGTTGCTTCTCTAATTAATCTTAGGTCTAAGAACTTGAATCTCCCTCTAATTAAACAAATATCATCAACTAAATATCACGTCAATTTAAGTTTTAACGGAAGCAACAAAAGGCTAGTGACAGTAGATATTTCGCAGATCCCAACCTCAGTGGATGGCAAACAACTTTCTTTAAAGAGTAACGATATTTCGGACAAAATTGGAGAGCTTGCATTACTGCTTGTTTCTAAAGGAACATATTCCACGGATGGCTCAAATATTAGTATAGATACTTACCGCTTAAGTGGCTTCTTACCAGAGATAACACAAGTAAACAGCTATCCTTTCGAAAAATTATGGAAGTTTCACAAATCTAATTTATGTCTGATGGGCGCTGGCACCGGGAATCGTTCCAATGACATGATAAAGCCCCTAGTTGAGAACCATGATTACTCTATAATTGATATCACATATGATTCTAGGCTAGTAAAATTGCGAGATCCGAGGAACTCGGCACTAAATGTTGAAATCAGCTATGAACagtatttaaaaaatttcaaacaaCTTTATCTTAATTGgaaccaagaaaaattattcaaacGTTCTCAGGTACTTCATTTTCGGTACGATACTTCACGCTACAATAAATTTTCTATCGTTGCAGATAAACCTTTATTTCACCTGGTAAACAATTCTAAAGTGACAGAGACGGTATGGTTATTGCTAGAATCCCATTTGCAAGATGAAGGCAGCCAAGAAAATCGGTcagtttcctttttgaatgaGGCTCCCGAATGCATAATTTGTCCAATTGAACCTCCAGTAGAATGCGGTGGCAATCACATTGGACTTCAGCTGGTAAAGTTGAGATTAGATGCTGAGACTGAGAGGTTATTGTATTGTTATTCAACAAcaaacaacaatttcagTATTCACTCTTTCTCAGTTGTGAAGGAAAtatgttttcaaagattgAAAGATACAAAAAGTCTTTTTGCCAAAGtccttttctcttttccttATGAAATAGAGGGAAAAGCCTCATTTGATacttgtaatttttttcaaaatccgACTTTTGAGTTGGAAGTTCACTCTGAACAAGATTATCAAGTACTTATGGACGCCGCATGTATCTCAACTAGCTCACATGATTTAATTAACATCCAAGTATATTACTTTAATGACTATGAATTGATAAAGCCAATAATGTTTGATAACCACTATCAGCCCGGGCAGGGCCTTAAACAAGACGTGCCCATCTTAACTAATGTCAAATATATGATTGTATGCTCAACTTACGGCCCTCCAGCCTCAACGGAATTTGAATTACTTGCCTCGATACGGTTATCCTCTTCATGGAGGTTAATATCTGGAATAACTTTACGGAGTGTTAACTTGATATACGGTACTTATCCATATCATTGTCGCAACAGGTTCCATTGGAAGGAAACTTCAGACAAACTTAAAATTCAGATGACTTTGCCAACCAAAAAGTATTCTACGAACAAACTTTTTATACGTGTAGTACCCGTGGAATCATCAGCACGATTAAGGATGCGATGTAATATTTTCGAGCCTGAATCAGCTCTCTGTGTTTATGAATGTCAAGAGTATAGGACATGTCCATCTGGGGGCATCGTTATACCTGATCTGGAAGTCTCTCGTACTAACATTGTTGTATTGATGATAGAAAGAAGTGTACCTATTTCCAGTTGTTTACCTACGGAAGGACAATTGGATGAATTGGAGTTGTTTGTTGGGTCCAGTCAAAAAAtcagaattgaaaaatactcCGATGATGTGATACCAAAATAA